A single Streptococcus thermophilus DNA region contains:
- the mltG gene encoding endolytic transglycosylase MltG yields the protein MTDKHNEYSESAEDSLSFKNQILRDLQEATRLRSLREEEHKKSAAVPETPLSMSADSHAIDSGSASNKVSNQNLSSHSVAHSAIAKTMTSETVRDFQYSVDLSSNSQADSSAPDVHSNVISSPKEQVDKEKNLSIPQETEILKRRFKRPVWETSLNAESEEKYIPADVAKELIEAKAKEAIYTNPKELVSKMTSERQKEAFLREHHTVSNHSEPVRVQSDLVTDGNEGDESIALAAASEKSNKKKRKKVKKKKSSPKDVKQDGIINEEPISRSNRNQKLNKNNRRAGRVARNIIVFLILILSLAGFFGYRYVSDAVGAKDVKSTKFISVEIPENSGSSYIGQLLESAGVIKSGKVFNYYTKFKNISNLKSGYYNLQPSMTMDEIIEALQKKGSDKPQEPSLGTVLVKEGYTIEKIAKAVEVNSSAKKGKHSSTGLKEKDFLKLMKDDAFITKMKAKYPTLLANLPNSTDAKYVLEGYLFPATYNIHDDTTVESLAEEMLSTMDTHLSPYYATISSSNHNVNEILTLASLVEKEGATDDDRKNIASVFYNRLNSDMALQSNIAVLYALGKLGQETTLKEDATIDTNIDSPYNDYVHKGLMPGPVDSPSLSAIEAVINPSSTKYMYLVADVSTGNVYFAESYEEHQHNVESYINSKLKDK from the coding sequence TTGACGGACAAGCATAATGAATACTCGGAATCTGCTGAAGATAGCCTAAGCTTTAAAAATCAGATTCTTCGAGATTTACAAGAAGCGACACGGCTCCGTTCTCTTCGTGAGGAGGAGCATAAAAAAAGTGCAGCTGTTCCCGAGACACCACTTTCAATGTCAGCTGATAGCCATGCAATAGATTCTGGATCAGCGTCAAATAAAGTAAGTAACCAAAATTTGAGTTCTCATTCTGTTGCTCATAGTGCTATAGCTAAAACTATGACTTCTGAGACGGTTCGAGATTTTCAATATAGTGTTGACTTGTCTTCTAATTCTCAAGCTGATTCTTCAGCCCCTGATGTCCATTCAAACGTAATATCAAGTCCTAAAGAGCAAGTTGATAAGGAGAAAAATTTAAGTATTCCTCAGGAGACTGAAATATTGAAACGTCGTTTTAAACGTCCAGTTTGGGAAACTAGTCTTAACGCGGAATCAGAGGAAAAATATATTCCTGCAGATGTTGCTAAGGAGCTTATTGAAGCTAAGGCTAAAGAAGCTATCTACACGAATCCTAAAGAATTGGTGTCCAAGATGACATCAGAACGTCAAAAAGAAGCATTTTTGCGGGAACATCATACAGTAAGTAATCACTCTGAACCAGTAAGAGTTCAGTCAGATCTAGTAACTGATGGCAATGAGGGTGATGAGAGTATTGCTTTAGCAGCAGCCTCTGAAAAATCTAACAAAAAGAAACGTAAGAAAGTGAAGAAGAAAAAGTCTTCGCCAAAAGATGTTAAACAGGACGGAATCATCAACGAAGAACCGATTTCACGCTCCAACCGAAATCAAAAACTCAATAAAAATAATCGTCGTGCAGGACGAGTTGCAAGAAACATCATTGTCTTCTTGATTCTTATCTTATCATTAGCTGGATTCTTTGGTTATCGATATGTTAGTGATGCAGTTGGTGCAAAAGATGTCAAGTCGACTAAGTTTATTAGTGTTGAAATTCCTGAAAATTCAGGTAGCAGTTACATCGGTCAGTTGTTGGAATCAGCTGGTGTCATTAAATCTGGTAAAGTCTTTAATTACTATACCAAGTTTAAGAACATTTCAAATCTAAAAAGTGGTTACTATAACCTTCAGCCTAGTATGACTATGGATGAAATTATTGAGGCACTTCAGAAAAAAGGAAGTGATAAGCCTCAGGAACCATCTCTGGGTACAGTCTTGGTTAAAGAAGGATACACCATTGAGAAAATCGCCAAGGCGGTTGAAGTTAATTCATCAGCTAAAAAAGGTAAACATTCATCTACTGGACTTAAGGAAAAAGACTTCTTGAAACTTATGAAGGATGATGCTTTCATTACTAAGATGAAAGCGAAGTACCCAACCTTGTTGGCAAACCTTCCGAATTCTACAGATGCTAAGTATGTCCTAGAGGGGTATCTGTTTCCAGCGACTTATAATATTCATGACGATACGACGGTGGAATCTTTGGCAGAGGAAATGCTATCTACGATGGACACCCACCTATCACCATACTATGCAACAATTTCATCAAGTAACCACAACGTTAATGAAATCTTGACTCTAGCTTCTCTTGTTGAAAAAGAGGGAGCAACTGATGATGACCGTAAAAACATTGCTAGCGTTTTCTATAATCGTCTTAATTCAGACATGGCCCTGCAAAGTAATATCGCGGTTCTTTATGCTCTTGGAAAACTTGGTCAAGAAACGACCTTGAAAGAAGATGCAACGATTGATACGAATATTGACTCCCCTTATAATGATTATGTTCATAAAGGGTTGATGCCTGGTCCTGTAGATAGTCCTAGTCTATCGGCAATAGAAGCGGTTATCAATCCATCTTCTACCAAGTACATGTACTTGGTTGCGGATGTATCAACTGGTAATGTCTATTTTGCTGAGAGCTATGAAGAGCACCAGCATAATGTTGAATCTTATATTAATAGCAAACTAAAAGATAAATAG
- a CDS encoding DEAD/DEAH box helicase — MAKLMPGRVRNEGIKLFEKGLIAISQVSETQLDTTVGQHHLIYALDDSEIMCDCDFFAQKGYCSHLAAVEYYLKNAKEGQRLLAKLEEKQESAQDQERGRSFGGLFLESLSLNEDDTVRYSLTVEGEESTFGSEIWWSLRLRRLPDERSYVVRDIPAFLKLIETEGYYQIGKNYYEPLSLIQFDQASQAFLDFLGRMIPDEAKTNLTFILPNNARHLSLPYGFFEEGLRLMQDLDGFRFEWEGIEYRSFLVEDLTAKANLFSFDICVEPKMIELTVAEKNSQTFFNNRIIFYQGVFYRLNRKQQKILLGLRSLPIGSNLNKHVSFNLEEQAILAASLSDFKTMGPVKAPKAFNIKDFTPRFRFDLKGEREVVLTLAFDFDGYVVDNRYELSHLGFTSNYRNEQAIFRLMVKHGFTPDFQSSKRLNSNQELYDFFINTLPAFENAGPVLIGQELRDLRVEQSPQIQVERQGNLLDISFDFSSLDDGDVDHALEALMDRAPYFVNRSGQLIVFDEGTQRISESLRTLRARYSGEGHLELHQLAAYQLMDSLSENDSVRFSEDFQQLAQHLRKPETFDLPSYHVEVNLRPYQERGVQWLSMLHHYGFGGILADDMGLGKTLQTIAYLSAHLEDGQRVLVLSPSSLIYNWQDEFKKFAPQLDVAVSYGLKPKRDEIIAEDHQIIITSYASFRQDFDVYKAGQYDYLILDEAQVMKNTQTKIAQYLRDFSVPHCLALSGTPIENHLLEIWSIFQIVLPGLLPAKKTFLKLTPMEVARYITPFILRRKKDEVLPDLPDLIEITHQSELSDSQKAIYLAQLQQMQQGLISASDQEINRRKVEILSGITRLRQICDTPALFMDYAGDSGKLDSLRDLLSQIKESDHRVLIFSQFRGMLDITEELLQELGISSYKLTGSTPSDSRHEMTRAFNQGSRDAFLISLKAGGVGLNLTGADTVILIDLWWNPAVEMQAISRAHRIGQKQNVEVFRLITRGTIEEKILELQEGKKNLVTTVLDGNESCASMTVEDIKEILGIAIS, encoded by the coding sequence ATGGCGAAATTGATGCCGGGTAGAGTCCGTAATGAGGGGATTAAACTTTTTGAAAAGGGTTTAATTGCCATTAGTCAGGTCTCAGAAACTCAGTTGGACACGACAGTTGGCCAACATCATTTAATTTATGCACTCGATGATTCTGAAATCATGTGTGACTGTGATTTTTTCGCTCAAAAAGGCTATTGCTCCCATTTGGCAGCGGTTGAGTATTATCTAAAAAATGCTAAGGAGGGCCAGCGTCTCTTAGCAAAATTAGAGGAGAAACAAGAGTCCGCCCAGGACCAAGAGCGGGGGCGTTCTTTTGGTGGTTTATTTTTAGAGAGCCTTTCTCTGAATGAGGATGATACAGTTAGATATAGCCTCACGGTAGAGGGAGAGGAATCTACCTTTGGTTCAGAGATTTGGTGGAGTTTACGTTTACGTCGCTTACCGGACGAACGTTCTTACGTTGTTCGAGATATCCCAGCCTTCCTCAAGCTTATAGAGACTGAAGGCTATTATCAGATAGGTAAGAATTACTATGAACCTCTATCACTCATTCAGTTCGACCAGGCTTCACAAGCATTTTTAGACTTTTTAGGACGGATGATTCCAGATGAAGCCAAAACAAATTTAACCTTTATTTTACCGAATAATGCACGACACCTTAGTCTCCCCTATGGTTTTTTTGAGGAGGGATTGAGGTTGATGCAAGATTTGGATGGCTTCAGGTTTGAATGGGAAGGTATTGAATATCGCAGCTTTTTGGTAGAGGACTTGACTGCTAAAGCCAATCTTTTCTCGTTTGATATTTGTGTCGAGCCCAAAATGATTGAATTGACTGTTGCTGAGAAAAATAGCCAAACATTTTTTAATAATCGTATTATCTTTTATCAGGGTGTTTTCTATCGTCTTAATAGAAAACAGCAAAAAATTTTGCTTGGCTTACGTTCTCTCCCTATCGGAAGTAATTTGAATAAACATGTCAGTTTTAATCTAGAAGAACAAGCTATCTTAGCTGCTAGTCTTTCTGATTTTAAGACTATGGGACCGGTTAAAGCCCCAAAAGCGTTTAATATCAAAGATTTCACCCCGAGATTTCGCTTTGATTTGAAAGGTGAACGCGAGGTTGTGCTCACATTGGCTTTTGATTTTGATGGATATGTTGTGGATAATCGTTATGAGTTAAGTCATTTAGGCTTTACTAGTAACTATCGTAATGAACAGGCTATTTTTCGTTTGATGGTTAAACATGGATTTACCCCTGATTTTCAGTCATCTAAACGCTTAAATAGCAATCAAGAGCTCTATGATTTTTTTATAAATACTCTACCAGCTTTTGAAAATGCAGGGCCAGTTCTTATTGGACAGGAGTTGCGTGACTTACGTGTTGAACAGAGTCCACAAATTCAGGTAGAGCGTCAAGGAAATCTATTAGATATTTCGTTTGATTTTTCAAGTCTCGATGATGGGGATGTGGATCATGCTTTAGAAGCTTTGATGGACAGAGCGCCCTACTTTGTTAATCGTAGTGGTCAGTTGATTGTCTTTGATGAGGGGACACAACGTATCAGTGAGAGTCTAAGAACTTTGAGGGCCCGTTATTCGGGGGAAGGGCATCTAGAACTCCATCAATTAGCCGCCTATCAATTGATGGACTCTCTTTCAGAAAATGATTCTGTTCGTTTTTCAGAAGATTTTCAACAGCTAGCGCAACATTTGAGAAAACCGGAAACGTTCGACCTGCCATCCTATCATGTAGAAGTTAACCTTCGTCCTTACCAAGAAAGAGGAGTTCAATGGCTATCAATGTTGCATCACTATGGTTTTGGTGGTATTTTAGCCGACGATATGGGGTTGGGGAAAACTTTACAGACCATTGCTTATCTTTCTGCACATTTAGAGGATGGACAACGAGTCTTGGTTCTATCGCCATCGAGTTTAATTTACAATTGGCAGGATGAATTTAAAAAATTTGCTCCTCAGTTAGATGTAGCAGTTTCTTATGGACTTAAGCCAAAACGTGATGAGATCATTGCAGAAGACCATCAGATTATTATTACTAGCTATGCTTCATTCCGTCAGGATTTTGATGTTTATAAGGCTGGTCAGTATGATTATCTCATTCTAGATGAGGCACAGGTCATGAAGAATACTCAGACGAAGATTGCTCAATATTTACGTGATTTTTCTGTTCCGCATTGCCTAGCTCTATCTGGAACGCCTATTGAAAATCATTTGTTGGAGATTTGGTCTATTTTCCAGATTGTTTTACCGGGGCTTTTACCAGCTAAGAAAACTTTTCTTAAGCTAACACCTATGGAAGTGGCCCGGTACATTACTCCATTTATTCTTAGACGTAAAAAAGATGAGGTTCTTCCTGATTTACCGGACCTGATTGAAATTACGCACCAAAGTGAATTGTCGGATAGTCAAAAGGCTATTTATTTAGCACAATTGCAACAGATGCAACAAGGTTTAATTTCAGCAAGTGATCAGGAAATTAATCGTCGTAAGGTGGAAATCTTGTCAGGAATTACCCGCTTACGCCAAATCTGTGACACGCCAGCCCTCTTTATGGATTACGCTGGTGATAGTGGGAAATTAGATAGTCTTAGAGACCTACTTAGTCAAATTAAGGAATCAGACCATCGTGTCCTTATTTTTTCACAATTTCGTGGGATGTTAGATATTACAGAGGAACTTTTACAAGAGTTAGGTATTTCCTCTTATAAGCTAACAGGGTCGACCCCATCTGATAGTCGTCATGAGATGACCAGAGCCTTCAATCAGGGGAGTCGAGATGCCTTTTTGATTTCTTTAAAAGCAGGGGGGGTAGGACTCAACTTGACTGGTGCTGATACAGTTATTCTGATTGACCTTTGGTGGAATCCAGCGGTGGAAATGCAGGCTATTAGTCGTGCTCATCGTATAGGTCAGAAACAAAATGTCGAAGTTTTCCGTTTGATTACAAGAGGTACTATCGAAGAGAAGATTCTTGAGCTTCAAGAAGGTAAGAAAAATCTCGTTACAACAGTATTAGATGGCAATGAAAGCTGTGCTAGCATGACAGTTGAGGATATTAAAGAAATTCTTGGTATTGCAATATCTTAA
- a CDS encoding TrmH family RNA methyltransferase — MEVIQSKQNASIKTARKLLQRKHRKTSYLIEGWHLFEEAKASGAHILQIFVLEEMADRVANMSKVKLVSPEVLKELCETQTPQGIVAEVAKQTQALPDPLSGKYLLLEDVQDPGNVGTMIRTADAADYDGVFLSDKSADIYNQKTLRSMQGSHFHLPIYRGPILEMVETCKKQDLPVLATTLSEVSVDYKAVKTDGNFALVMGNEGQGISKEMAESANQLVHINMPGQAESLNVAVAAGILMFSL, encoded by the coding sequence ATGGAAGTCATTCAATCAAAGCAAAATGCTAGTATCAAGACTGCTAGAAAATTGTTGCAACGCAAGCACCGTAAAACCAGTTATCTTATAGAAGGATGGCATCTCTTCGAGGAAGCAAAGGCAAGTGGTGCGCATATTCTTCAAATTTTTGTGCTTGAGGAGATGGCTGACCGTGTAGCTAATATGTCTAAGGTTAAGTTGGTTAGTCCGGAGGTTCTTAAGGAGCTCTGTGAAACTCAGACGCCTCAAGGGATTGTTGCAGAAGTTGCTAAACAAACTCAAGCTTTGCCAGACCCTCTTTCAGGGAAGTATCTGCTATTGGAGGATGTTCAGGATCCTGGTAATGTTGGGACAATGATTCGAACAGCAGATGCTGCAGATTATGATGGGGTCTTTTTATCAGATAAATCCGCTGATATTTATAATCAGAAGACCTTACGTTCTATGCAGGGAAGTCATTTTCATCTGCCAATCTACCGTGGACCAATTCTTGAGATGGTTGAAACTTGTAAAAAACAAGATTTACCAGTCTTGGCAACGACTCTCTCAGAGGTTTCCGTTGACTATAAAGCAGTTAAGACAGACGGTAATTTTGCCCTAGTGATGGGAAATGAAGGTCAGGGAATCAGTAAGGAAATGGCTGAGTCCGCTAATCAACTGGTACATATTAACATGCCAGGCCAGGCAGAGAGTCTTAATGTTGCTGTTGCTGCAGGGATTCTCATGTTTAGTCTCTAG
- a CDS encoding acylphosphatase produces the protein MQKVRLLVSGRVQGVGFRYSTYALALEIGDIYGRVWNNDNGTVEILAQSDKPAKLAKFIQEVRKGPSKWSNVTYVDVTMANFSNYSDFRMAN, from the coding sequence ATGCAAAAAGTAAGATTATTAGTCTCAGGAAGAGTCCAAGGTGTTGGTTTTCGTTATTCAACCTATGCATTAGCACTCGAAATTGGAGATATTTACGGTCGAGTCTGGAACAACGATAATGGAACTGTTGAAATTCTAGCGCAATCAGATAAACCTGCTAAGTTAGCTAAGTTTATCCAAGAAGTTCGAAAAGGACCTTCAAAATGGTCTAATGTAACCTATGTTGATGTAACCATGGCTAACTTCTCAAATTACAGTGATTTTCGCATGGCGAATTAA
- the murC gene encoding UDP-N-acetylmuramate--L-alanine ligase: MSKTYHFIGIKGSGMSALALMLHQMGHKVQGSDVEKYYFTQRGLEQAGIPILPFDEKNITEDVELIAGNAFREDNNVEIAYAIKNGYKFKRYHEFLGHFMNQFTSFGVAGAHGKTSTTGLLSHSMKNITDTSYLIGDGTGRGSANAQYFVFEADEYERHFMPYHPAYSIITNIDFDHPDYFTSIDDVFSAFDDYAKQVQKGLFVYGEDSNLRKITSNAPIYYYGFEENDDFMATDIIRTTTGSNFKVKHDGQIIGEFHVPAYGRHNILNATAVIANLYVAGFDMALVAEHLKTFSGVKRRFTEKIISDTVIIDDFAHHPTEIIATLDAARQKYPSKEIVAIFQPHTFTRTIALLDDFAEALNEADAVYLAQIYGSAREVDHGDVKVEDLAAKINKPAKVVTVENVSPLLDHDNAVYVFMGAGDIQLYERSFEELLASLQTHM; the protein is encoded by the coding sequence ATGTCAAAAACTTATCATTTTATTGGAATTAAAGGATCTGGTATGTCGGCTTTGGCTTTGATGCTCCATCAAATGGGACACAAGGTTCAAGGTTCCGATGTGGAAAAATACTACTTCACTCAACGTGGTCTTGAGCAAGCGGGCATTCCAATCCTTCCTTTCGATGAAAAAAACATCACTGAAGATGTTGAATTGATTGCTGGGAATGCTTTTCGTGAAGATAACAACGTTGAAATTGCTTATGCCATTAAAAATGGTTATAAGTTCAAGCGTTACCATGAATTTTTGGGTCATTTCATGAATCAGTTCACTAGCTTTGGTGTGGCTGGTGCACATGGTAAGACCTCTACGACAGGACTCTTGTCACACTCTATGAAAAACATCACAGATACGTCATACCTTATCGGTGATGGAACAGGACGTGGTTCTGCCAATGCGCAATACTTTGTCTTTGAAGCAGATGAATATGAACGTCATTTCATGCCGTACCATCCTGCTTACTCAATTATCACTAACATTGACTTTGACCATCCAGATTACTTTACAAGTATTGATGATGTTTTCTCAGCATTCGATGATTATGCAAAGCAAGTACAAAAAGGGCTCTTTGTTTACGGTGAGGATTCTAACCTCCGTAAAATTACATCCAATGCACCAATCTATTATTATGGATTTGAAGAAAATGATGACTTCATGGCAACAGATATTATTCGTACAACCACGGGGTCTAACTTCAAGGTGAAGCATGATGGACAAATCATAGGGGAATTCCATGTACCAGCTTATGGTCGTCACAATATCTTGAATGCAACTGCGGTTATTGCTAACTTGTATGTAGCTGGTTTTGACATGGCCTTAGTTGCTGAACATCTAAAAACTTTCTCAGGGGTTAAACGTCGTTTCACAGAGAAAATTATTAGTGATACTGTTATCATCGATGACTTTGCTCACCACCCAACTGAAATTATTGCAACACTAGATGCAGCACGTCAAAAGTACCCATCTAAAGAGATCGTTGCTATTTTTCAACCACATACTTTTACCCGTACCATTGCTCTTCTTGATGACTTTGCTGAGGCTTTAAATGAAGCGGATGCTGTCTATCTGGCACAAATTTATGGTTCTGCGCGTGAAGTTGACCACGGTGATGTAAAGGTTGAAGATCTTGCCGCTAAGATCAATAAACCTGCCAAAGTGGTTACAGTTGAGAATGTTTCACCTCTCCTTGACCATGACAATGCTGTCTATGTCTTTATGGGAGCTGGGGACATCCAACTTTATGAACGTTCATTTGAAGAGCTCCTAGCAAGCTTGCAAACCCACATGTAA
- a CDS encoding HD domain-containing protein, protein MNRPEDDKEFMEVVGHLISHPRFQKLDGIVQHYHSTRLEHSVNVSYTSYKIAKKLGWDAESTARGGLLHDFFYYDWRVTKFNKSHAWVHPRIAVRNARKLINLNKKEEDIILKHMWGATIAPPKYKESYIVTMVDKYWAVKEAVTPLRNRIKNSKFFPSQYSTK, encoded by the coding sequence ATGAATCGACCAGAAGATGATAAAGAATTCATGGAAGTTGTTGGACATTTGATTTCACACCCACGTTTTCAAAAATTGGATGGGATTGTCCAACATTATCATTCGACACGTTTGGAACACTCGGTTAATGTTAGTTACACCAGCTACAAGATTGCTAAAAAATTAGGTTGGGATGCTGAGAGCACTGCCCGAGGTGGTCTCTTGCATGATTTTTTCTATTATGATTGGCGAGTAACCAAATTTAATAAGAGTCATGCTTGGGTGCACCCACGGATTGCTGTTCGTAATGCTAGAAAGCTTATTAATTTAAACAAAAAAGAAGAGGATATCATCCTCAAACATATGTGGGGAGCAACTATTGCACCGCCGAAGTATAAGGAATCTTATATCGTTACCATGGTGGATAAGTACTGGGCTGTTAAAGAAGCAGTGACACCTTTACGAAATCGCATTAAAAATAGTAAGTTTTTTCCGTCGCAATACTCTACAAAGTAG
- the yidC gene encoding membrane protein insertase YidC: protein MNKIQKRLALMGLAASMLLFLSGCVSLDKSGNPTGWVWNLLGRPMSHVITYFANNLGLGFGLGIIFVTIIVRSIILPLGLHQSRSAAYQSAKREYLAPILEPINERLRNAKTQEEKMAAQSELMQAQRENGLSLMGGIGCLPLLIQFPFFSALYYAARYTPGVLKDDFLWFNLGHRDFPLIIIIAALYYFQSWLSIQQVPEEQRKQMAATMYSMPIMMIFFGISSPAAVILYWLVGGIFSIIQQLITNYIIKPRLKEKVAEEFKKNPPKAPRTTPNKRKDVTPKNTQAIANKAKKNRNAGKQNRK from the coding sequence GTGAATAAAATTCAAAAACGTCTAGCCCTTATGGGGCTTGCTGCCAGCATGCTTCTCTTCCTATCAGGATGTGTGAGCCTTGATAAGTCTGGTAATCCCACTGGCTGGGTCTGGAACCTACTTGGTCGTCCTATGAGCCACGTCATCACCTACTTCGCAAACAATCTTGGTCTGGGATTTGGTCTTGGTATTATCTTCGTAACTATCATTGTTCGTTCGATTATATTACCACTTGGTCTTCACCAATCTCGTAGTGCAGCCTACCAATCAGCAAAACGTGAGTACCTAGCCCCTATCTTGGAACCAATAAACGAACGTTTGCGTAACGCTAAAACTCAAGAAGAAAAAATGGCTGCTCAATCTGAACTCATGCAAGCTCAACGTGAAAACGGTCTTAGCTTGATGGGCGGTATTGGCTGTCTTCCTCTATTGATTCAGTTTCCATTCTTCTCAGCGCTTTACTATGCAGCACGTTACACTCCTGGTGTACTCAAGGATGACTTCCTCTGGTTTAACCTCGGTCATCGTGACTTCCCATTGATTATCATCATTGCCGCTCTTTACTATTTCCAATCTTGGTTGTCTATTCAACAAGTTCCTGAGGAGCAACGTAAGCAAATGGCGGCAACTATGTACAGCATGCCAATCATGATGATTTTCTTTGGTATTAGCTCACCTGCAGCCGTAATCCTTTACTGGTTAGTTGGTGGTATCTTCTCTATTATCCAGCAGTTGATTACTAACTATATCATCAAACCTCGCTTAAAAGAGAAAGTTGCTGAAGAGTTCAAAAAGAATCCTCCAAAAGCCCCTCGTACAACACCAAACAAGCGTAAAGATGTTACTCCAAAAAATACCCAAGCAATTGCAAATAAAGCCAAAAAAAACCGTAACGCTGGTAAGCAAAATCGTAAATAA
- the greA gene encoding transcription elongation factor GreA produces the protein MAEKTYVMTLAEKKQLEAELEEYKLVHRPEVVERIKIARSYGDLSENSEYEAAKDEQAFVEGQIQILETKIRYAEIVDSDAVANDEVAIGKTVVVQEVGTSDKDTYHIVGAAGADIFSGKISNESPIAQALIGKKVGDKVAIESPAGSYSVEILSVEKTS, from the coding sequence ATGGCAGAAAAAACATATGTAATGACCCTAGCAGAAAAAAAACAACTTGAAGCAGAATTGGAGGAGTACAAACTCGTACATCGTCCGGAAGTTGTAGAACGCATCAAGATTGCCCGTTCTTATGGTGACCTTTCAGAAAACTCTGAGTATGAGGCGGCTAAAGATGAGCAAGCCTTTGTTGAAGGTCAAATTCAAATTCTTGAAACAAAGATTCGTTACGCAGAAATCGTTGATAGTGATGCTGTTGCTAATGACGAAGTTGCGATTGGTAAAACAGTTGTTGTGCAAGAAGTTGGTACAAGCGACAAAGATACTTACCATATCGTTGGTGCAGCCGGTGCTGATATTTTCTCAGGTAAAATTTCAAATGAAAGCCCAATTGCTCAAGCCTTGATTGGTAAGAAAGTTGGAGATAAAGTAGCTATCGAATCACCAGCAGGTAGCTACTCTGTTGAAATCCTTAGTGTAGAAAAAACATCCTAA
- a CDS encoding Bax inhibitor-1/YccA family protein yields the protein MKSNAIYTTSDAGLNRFFGKIYGLVGIGVGLSAVISYLMLFPLSHLFVNILMNYSWIYMAAIFVELALVFLASGAARRNTPAALPLFLVYSALNGFTLSFIIVQYTQAIVFQAFLSTAIVFFVMALIGVSIKRDLSGMVKFLMAALIGIIVASLVNIFFASSTMSFVISIVSVLIFSGLIAYDNQLIKKVYYSTNGQVTDGWAISMALSLYLDFINLFLNILRIFARRD from the coding sequence ATGAAATCAAATGCAATTTATACAACTAGTGATGCAGGATTAAATCGCTTTTTCGGGAAGATTTATGGCCTTGTTGGTATTGGGGTAGGGCTTTCAGCAGTCATTTCTTATCTGATGTTATTCCCTCTCTCTCATCTTTTTGTCAACATTCTCATGAATTATTCTTGGATCTATATGGCAGCTATTTTTGTTGAGTTAGCCTTGGTTTTTTTGGCTAGTGGTGCTGCAAGAAGAAATACGCCTGCGGCTCTGCCTTTATTCTTAGTTTATTCCGCTCTGAATGGCTTTACACTTAGTTTTATCATCGTTCAATATACGCAAGCTATTGTTTTCCAAGCTTTCCTAAGTACTGCCATTGTCTTCTTTGTCATGGCACTTATCGGAGTTTCTATTAAGCGTGACTTGTCAGGAATGGTCAAATTTCTTATGGCAGCTTTGATTGGAATCATTGTTGCTAGCTTAGTTAATATTTTCTTTGCAAGTAGCACGATGAGTTTTGTGATTAGTATTGTATCAGTTCTCATTTTCTCTGGTTTAATTGCTTATGACAATCAGTTAATTAAAAAGGTTTATTATAGTACTAATGGTCAAGTCACAGATGGATGGGCGATTTCTATGGCGCTTAGTCTTTACTTGGATTTTATTAACTTGTTCTTGAATATCTTGCGAATCTTTGCGAGGCGTGACTAG